In Picosynechococcus sp. PCC 7002, the following are encoded in one genomic region:
- a CDS encoding carbohydrate ABC transporter permease: MKLSTKFLTPYLFLLPALAILGLAVALPALQAFYLSFTEYQYDLTQTPRWIGFKNFALLLQDDLFWKTLGNTVLYLIGVVPILVSFSLALAILVNQSLRGITWFRAAFYTPVIVSLVVAGIAWRALYASNGFFNQLLKQVGLGDGIPWLTDPKLALWSVMLVTIWKGLGYYMVIYLAGLQAISPELYEAASLDGSDGWRKHLDITVPLMRPYILLVSVISAISATKVFEEIYVMTQGGPLNASKTVVYYLYEQAFQNLEISYACTIGLVLFLVIFVLSIFNLYLSRQTNQGF, translated from the coding sequence ATGAAACTTTCAACTAAGTTCCTGACGCCATATCTTTTTCTGTTACCGGCCCTTGCCATTTTGGGCTTAGCGGTCGCCCTCCCAGCTCTCCAAGCGTTTTACCTCAGTTTCACCGAGTACCAATACGACCTGACCCAAACGCCCCGTTGGATCGGCTTTAAAAATTTTGCCCTGCTGCTCCAGGACGATCTATTTTGGAAAACCTTGGGTAATACGGTGTTGTATCTGATTGGGGTCGTACCGATACTAGTGAGTTTTTCCTTAGCCTTGGCCATTTTGGTGAACCAGAGTCTCCGGGGAATTACTTGGTTTCGGGCGGCTTTTTATACCCCAGTGATCGTTTCTCTGGTGGTGGCGGGGATTGCCTGGCGCGCCCTGTATGCCTCCAATGGTTTTTTTAATCAACTTCTGAAGCAAGTCGGTTTAGGGGATGGGATTCCTTGGCTGACGGATCCAAAACTCGCCCTCTGGAGTGTGATGTTGGTTACCATTTGGAAAGGGTTAGGCTATTACATGGTGATCTATCTAGCGGGGTTGCAGGCGATTTCTCCGGAACTGTATGAAGCAGCTTCCCTAGACGGTTCAGACGGTTGGCGCAAACATCTAGACATTACAGTGCCCTTGATGCGTCCTTACATTTTGCTAGTGTCTGTGATTTCGGCGATTTCGGCGACAAAAGTCTTTGAAGAAATTTATGTGATGACCCAGGGGGGGCCGTTAAACGCTTCAAAAACGGTGGTCTATTACCTCTATGAGCAGGCGTTTCAAAATTTAGAGATCAGCTATGCTTGCACCATTGGCCTAGTCTTGTTCCTGGTAATTTTTGTGCTCTCCATTTTTAATCTTTATCTGTCTCGCCAAACCAATCAAGGCTTTTAG
- the murJ gene encoding murein biosynthesis integral membrane protein MurJ: MTDSPRKSRSLAGIAGVVAIATLISKVFGLVREQAIARAFGVGPVVDAYAYAYIIPGFLLILLGGINGPFHSALVSILAKRDQEDAAPLVETVSTLVTGGLLLITVLLVVFAGFFIDLVAPGLEGTVRELAILQLQIMAPLAVFAGLIGIGFGVLNASDQYWLPGISPLFSSLSVVLGVGSLIWILGEQASAPEYMQLGCIVLAGTTLVGAVWQWLAQVFAQWKSGLGTLRPRLDLNIPGVKDVMRVMLPATLSSGMLHINVYTDMYFASYIESAAAAMRYANFIVLTPLGIISNMILVPLLPVFSRLAAPENWDDLKIRIRQGLLLTALSMLPLSAIFVSQARTIIRIIYEYNAFAAEATAIVAPVLMAYGMGMFFYLGRDVLVRVFYGLGDGVTPSRISVFNIFLNAFLDFILVNQFQTPGLVFATIGVNVFSIIMMLGILNRRLGGLPLGEWGLNLLGLTGAAIAAGFVSWGISLGVESLSFGQNLYVQGLELFVAIAFSLAVFFGLASLLKLPELEIFWQRIKGKLKRR, from the coding sequence GTGACTGATTCTCCTCGAAAGTCTCGTTCGCTAGCTGGTATTGCGGGGGTTGTGGCGATCGCCACCCTGATTAGTAAGGTATTCGGCTTGGTGCGAGAGCAGGCGATCGCCCGGGCGTTTGGGGTGGGGCCAGTGGTCGATGCCTATGCCTATGCCTACATCATTCCGGGCTTTTTGCTCATTCTCTTGGGGGGAATCAATGGGCCATTTCACAGTGCCTTGGTGAGTATCTTGGCGAAGCGGGATCAAGAAGACGCTGCGCCCCTCGTCGAGACAGTTTCTACCCTAGTGACGGGGGGACTCCTGTTGATCACCGTGTTGCTGGTGGTCTTTGCGGGATTTTTCATTGACTTGGTGGCCCCAGGTTTAGAGGGCACCGTGCGGGAGTTGGCGATTTTGCAGTTGCAGATTATGGCCCCTTTGGCGGTCTTTGCGGGTCTGATTGGCATTGGTTTCGGGGTGTTAAATGCTTCGGATCAATATTGGCTACCGGGGATTAGCCCGTTATTTTCGAGCCTCAGTGTGGTGCTCGGGGTCGGCAGCTTGATCTGGATTTTGGGGGAACAGGCCAGCGCCCCCGAATATATGCAGTTGGGCTGTATTGTCCTCGCTGGAACGACCCTCGTTGGTGCGGTTTGGCAGTGGCTCGCCCAGGTGTTTGCTCAGTGGAAATCGGGCTTAGGTACCCTGCGGCCCCGGTTGGATCTGAATATTCCAGGGGTGAAGGATGTGATGCGGGTGATGTTGCCTGCCACCTTGTCTTCGGGGATGCTGCATATCAATGTTTATACCGATATGTATTTTGCCTCCTACATTGAGAGTGCGGCGGCGGCGATGCGCTATGCCAATTTCATCGTCCTTACACCCCTGGGGATTATTTCCAACATGATTTTGGTACCGTTGTTGCCTGTGTTTTCACGGTTGGCGGCCCCAGAAAATTGGGATGATTTAAAGATTCGCATTCGTCAGGGTTTGTTACTCACGGCCCTTTCGATGTTGCCCCTGAGTGCAATTTTTGTCTCCCAGGCGCGGACGATTATCCGGATTATCTACGAATACAATGCCTTTGCGGCGGAAGCGACGGCCATTGTTGCTCCAGTCTTGATGGCCTATGGGATGGGGATGTTTTTCTACCTGGGACGGGATGTGCTGGTGCGGGTTTTCTATGGCTTGGGGGATGGGGTCACGCCGTCGCGGATTAGTGTTTTTAATATTTTTTTGAACGCGTTTTTAGATTTTATTTTGGTAAACCAATTCCAGACGCCGGGTTTGGTCTTTGCCACGATTGGGGTCAATGTTTTTTCGATCATTATGATGCTTGGGATCTTAAACCGTCGCCTCGGCGGATTGCCCTTGGGAGAATGGGGCTTAAATTTGCTGGGCTTAACGGGGGCAGCGATCGCCGCTGGATTTGTAAGCTGGGGAATTTCGCTGGGGGTAGAATCCTTGAGTTTCGGCCAAAACCTCTATGTGCAGGGCTTGGAATTATTCGTGGCGATCGCCTTTTCTTTAGCCGTTTTCTTCGGCCTCGCGAGTTTGTTGAAACTGCCAGAACTCGAAATTTTTTGGCAGCGCATCAAGGGCAAACTCAAGCGCCGTTAA
- the psbZ gene encoding photosystem II reaction center protein PsbZ translates to MTILFQLALAALVALSFLMVIGVPVAYASPTNWEQSKSLIFVGSIAWTVLVIAVGVLNFFVI, encoded by the coding sequence ATGACTATTTTATTCCAACTTGCCCTTGCTGCCCTCGTGGCCCTTTCGTTCCTGATGGTAATTGGTGTTCCTGTTGCCTATGCTTCCCCCACCAACTGGGAACAGTCCAAATCCTTGATTTTTGTCGGTTCCATTGCTTGGACTGTTTTGGTCATTGCCGTCGGTGTCCTGAATTTTTTCGTGATCTAA